The nucleotide sequence cggcgtcggcgtcttcGTGCAAGGGATTGACGGGGTCCTTGCCGTTCACCACCGCAGCGGCTCCTGTTGCGGTCGTGGTACCGTTCCTTCTGTGGTGGACGCCGTTGGCCGGCTTGACAGGGTCTTGATGCACCACCACCGGCACCGCCTCGTCGTAGCCCGCGGCCCCCTGCTGCTGGGAGCCGCGGCGGAGGAGGTGCGACATGGTGGCGGGCGAGAACCGGTGCGACGtgacgtcctcctcctccacgacCTCGGTAGGCACGGCGACCACCTCCTCCGCTCCACGTCCACCAGCGGGCTTGCACCCACCGTCCAGCTGGTTCCAGTACAGCGCCAGCAGGACGGCCGCATTCACGACGGAGCCGACGAGCGTGGCCGGGAGGATGCCGAACACGAACTGCCCGAACGAGATGCCGCTCTGCACCGCGATCACCAGGTTCTGCGGGTTCCCGATGGGCGTGGCGGCGGAGCCGATGTTGGCGCTGGACGCCAGCGCCAGCAGGAAGGGCCGCGGCGGCAGGTTGTTCTGCCGCGCGATCTTGAGGATGAACTCCGTGAGCACCACGCAGCAGGTGTCGTTGGTGAAGAGCGCCGAGGACAGCGCCGACACGGCGCAGGTGCGCACCAGCAGGTCGCGCCCGCCCTGGCTCCGCCACGAGAGCAGGCGGCCCAGGTGACGGAACATGTCGGCGCGCTCCAGGTACACGCTCACCACCATGGTGCCGAACAGCAGGCCCAGGATGGGCAGGTCCACCGCGGCGTACGCCTCGTCGGCGCTCATCACGCCCAGCAGCACCATCAGCATGGCGCCCAGAAGGGAGCCCGCCGTGCGGCCGATGGGCAGGAACGGCACCGCCGGGAACACCGCCAGGACCCAGAAGACGGCGAACGCCACCGAGCCTAGCGCCACCTTCAGCACGGGCTCCATGGCCATCGCTGCTCTGCTTGGGATGGAATTGGATTGCcttggcttcttcttctttctgtctGTCTTGCAGATTATTCGCTGCTATATGTGCTGCGAATCGAAATCAATCGAAAGGGGATCTAGCTGAGCTGGCTAGCTATAGCTCGGATCGGACTCTGCACCAAGCCACCAACCACCAAAGAATTAAAATCTAGCCAGGAGCCGGGAGGGGGAAATTAAGATCTGACAACTGATGAACCTGCGATCGATCGGCAGCTTGCCGCACAGCTTGCTGGCTGGCTCTCACATCAAGTGGCGATCGGATTCGGAAGGCAGCAAGAACCAAGAGAGGAATTCAACAAGGAAGCTGGAGCTCGCTTGCTGGTCAACTAGCTAGCTAGTAGCCGCATAATCTACATGCATAAAGTAGCGTACATACCTCGATTATCTTGTCTGTCTCCATCCAAGAGCTGCTAGCTACAACTACAAGAATGAATGGAATGGAACAACAGAGgagggaaggaagaagaagaagaagaattggTAGGAGCGAGCAGATTGGGAAGAAGCTTAGGTGGGAGTGTTCGTGCTTGGACAGACGTCACGAGGcgacaggcaggcaggcaggcagcaacATGAACATCCAGGTAGGATGGGATTGGGATTATTTGTCTAAGGAAATGGAACAACACACGGCCTGGGATGTTCCAAGGAGGCAGCGCACACTTGGCAATCTCCACATGGCCCTCTCGCTTGGATAttttattctctctctctctctctctctctctctctctacaatGATGAGGGAATGCATAGGATTTTTTTATTATTCGGTAAATAGAAACGGGGAAATGGACATGATTGCAATTTGCAACAAGAGTGAAGCACTGTTGCAGCGGAGGTCGACAGACAGGCCTCCATCCATTTGAAGTCTTTGGACCATCATCTACGAGGCTAGGACTAGTCCCTTGGGCCTTGGATCCTTCCTAGTCACAGCTGGAATAATATATATATCTAGCTTATTACTAGAGAATTTTTGTCAGTTCTCTCTGTCCGTCTCTCCTATCTGTGACTGAGTGAGTGTTGTTTTGACAGGATTTTAGATATCGATCCAAGTATGTGATTTTTCATGTGTTGATGTGGTGAAGAGCAAGGTAAACTACACTCTTAATTACCTGGAGACTAGATTTGTCGGAGGTTCAGTGCCACATGCGGCGAAGCATGTCATTTTCCTATGCCTACTACGTTTCACATGCCATTATTGACAAGCAACAATAATCCGCATGCGATGCTCAATTGCTCATATAGTCAGACAGATGCTTCTCCTGACAGAAACAGGCATAGACAGATTAGTGTGCTGATTTTGTAGAGGTTTTTATATACAACTTATCTCTTGGTTTGTCGGCTTTCCCTCTAACACACTTTTCCATCCCTTACTATTATTAAAGTGACTGTTCTAGTCCTCGAAAATTTTCTTTTGGGACCAATCCCGTCCCTCGTTCTATTTGACCTACCACGACATCGTACCTCATCAGCAAGCCACCAAAGGGTTCATGATGTCCATTCAGACGCTCCCTTGAACTAACAACAAATCCAATCCAAGTGAAACTTGAACTTACCTTCAACCTAGCACCATGCCTTCACTCGTTGTAACGCTGAGAGCTAGAGCAACCAAGAGCACTGCACCTCCACCTAGTAGTCGTGACTACCTAGACTTCGTGCCTCCTTGAGGCTATCTTCTATGCAACAAACCCTAGGCCTCATGTGTACCAGCCTAGGGGCGGATCTAGCACCGGGGCGGGGTGGGCTTGAGCCCTTGCTACCGATGCTCAGACCATGAAGCCCCTCCTACAAATTTATACCTATTCAAGCTTGGAAGGGGAGACTAAGGATGGAATATTATAAGATAAGCCTTCCAGGCTTATTTTTCAAGATTCGCCACTGTACCAGCCATAGGAGAGGATGAAATGGGATACAAATTTGATGctggtgtaaggtcgagatggcgaactagaggggggtgaatagtcttttctaaaattaatcgcgtcggctaaccgaaatagtgcgaaattaaaactatcggtctagccaagactacaccactctatctatgttctctagcaccttccaaagatactaattaagcaacaaaggtgtcaagctagctagagctcacttaaccaattctacaagcaagatcacacaaacctatgccaccagtacttcaagcaacaaaggAGCTACTACACAtgatagtaagcaaaagcacaaagccacctaagctcactagcaatgctcaataacaaggcaaccaatgctaaattagagagcgcaaatacttagctacacgaactaagcaatgtgactaacaaggttacacaaaccaaattagccatgcaaggaagctacttctatgctacacaagcaagaaggtaactagtgagctacataagctaactaattacaagagcaactacccagcacaatgtatatgaaagtaattacaagcttgtgtaatgaggatgcaaaccaacgggaagaacaaggttgacatggtgatttttctctcgaggttcacgtgcttgccaacacgctagttcccgttgtgttgaccactcacttggtggttgaaaggtcctaatggctagagggggtgaatagcctattaaaaattctacaacaacacttaacaaaccgattagacaattataaggcgaagcaagtattgcgctagcctattaaaaatgcaagccacctaccacaattctagtttttatagtctctatccacacaagggctatgccactacactaagttagtgtgctctcaaagactaactaaagagcgacactcaccaaactaacaagctctcataactagctacactaaagagcttgacaactagtttacggtaatgcaaagagagtgagcaagatgggttataccgccgtgtcgaggaaggagccaatcaatcacaagaatggataccaatgaaaaccaatcacctcagaatcaaatgatgacacaatgatttttttaccgaggttcacttgcttgccggcaagctagtcctcgttgtggcgattcactcacttggaggttcacacgttaattgacatcacacgccaaaccctcaatagggtgccgcacaaccaacataagatgaggatcacataagccacgagcaattcactagagtaccttttggctctctgccggggaaaggtcaagaatccctcacaatcaccatgatcggagccgaagacaatcaccaacctccgctcgacgatcctcgctgctccaagccatctaggtggcgacaaccaccaagagtaacaagcgaatcctacagtgaaacacgaacaccaagtgcctctagatgcaaacactcaagcaatgcacttggattctctcctaatctcataaagatgatgaatcaattatggagaggagtgggagggctttagctaagctcacaaggttgctatgttaatgcaaatggccaagatagtgagcttgagctggccatagggcttaaatagagagcccccacgaatagagccgttgggctcctcattgcactgaacacgggacgaccggacgctccggtcagattgaccggacgctggaccccagcgtccgatcgtacgatgcacgccatgtgtcccctttcttcaAACACTGAgcacccgatcccaacggtcaagtgatgaccgaatgcgctgctgcgaagtgaccggacgctggacccactgttcgcctaaacggtcgtttagcctgtTTAAACACTGTGTAAATG is from Miscanthus floridulus cultivar M001 chromosome 7, ASM1932011v1, whole genome shotgun sequence and encodes:
- the LOC136467937 gene encoding silicon efflux transporter LSI2-like, which produces MAMEPVLKVALGSVAFAVFWVLAVFPAVPFLPIGRTAGSLLGAMLMVLLGVMSADEAYAAVDLPILGLLFGTMVVSVYLERADMFRHLGRLLSWRSQGGRDLLVRTCAVSALSSALFTNDTCCVVLTEFILKIARQNNLPPRPFLLALASSANIGSAATPIGNPQNLVIAVQSGISFGQFVFGILPATLVGSVVNAAVLLALYWNQLDGGCKPAGGRGAEEVVAVPTEVVEEEDVTSHRFSPATMSHLLRRGSQQQGAAGYDEAVPVVVHQDPVKPANGVHHRRNGTTTATGAAAVVNGKDPVNPLHEDADADDWNSKAWKTCVYVITLGMLVALLLGLNMSWSAITAALALIVLDFKDARPCLEKVSYPLLLFFCGMFITVDGFNKTGIPSAFWESMEPYARIDTPTGTAVLAAVILLLSNVASNVPTVLLLGARVAASAAAISPAAETNAWLILAWTSTVAGNLSLLGSAANLIVCEQARRSPQFGYTLPFFSHLQFGFPATLVVTGIGLLLIRTY